The following coding sequences lie in one Labrus bergylta chromosome 5, fLabBer1.1, whole genome shotgun sequence genomic window:
- the LOC110002352 gene encoding odorant receptor 131-2-like, which translates to MNFSSLNTSLPAGGNQRDMFTTAVTKNVIVTALCICINYINGTLVHTFRKHQIFTSNPRYILFIHLVLNDMMQLILSTLLHIISYALYTINVSFCIVLLIITILATLNTPLNLAGMAVECYIAVCIPLRHAHICTVKKTYILIGLIWVVSSFSILPDLFILLATEQPQFFLSRQFCARDFVFRSTYSLQKRDASHIVCLTFVWLILFYTYFRILFAAKGATLGIKKARNTILLHGLQLLLCMLTYVRPMFEQGLLYILPSQHLAVRFACYVIVQILPRFLSPIVYGLRDQMFRKYVKRYLLCRVSIRNHPETTSNTRRTLKLQ; encoded by the exons ATGAATTTCTCATCCCTGAACACCTCTTTGCCTGCGGGTGGAAACCAGCGGGACATGTTCACCACCGCTGTGACCAAGAATGTGATCGTCACAGCGCTCTGCATCTGCATCAACTACATCAACGGTACGCTGGTGCACACCTTCAGGAAGCACCAG ATCTTCACTTCAAACCCTCGTTACATCCTCTTCATCCACCTGGTGCTAAACGACATGATGCAGCTGATCCTGTCCACCCTCCTCCACATCATCAGCTACGCCCTGTACACCATCAACGTGTCCTTCTGCATCGTCCTGCTCATCATCACCATCCTCGCCACCCTCAACACGCCGCTCAATCTGGCCGGCATGGCGGTGGAGTGCTACATCGCCGTCTGTATCCCCCTCCGCCACGCCCACATCTGCACGGTGAAGAAAACCTACATCCTGATCGGTCTGATCTGGGTCGTGAGTTCTTTCTCCATCCTGCCGGACCTCTTCATCCTGCTCGCCACGGAGCAGCCTCAGTTTTTTCTCTCCAGGCAGTTTTGTGCCAGAGATTTTGTGTTCAGAAGCACGTACAGTTTACAAAAAAGGGACGCGTCGCACATCGTTTGTCTCACCTTCGTTTGGCTCATACTCTTCTACACTTATTTCAGGATTCTGTTCGCTGCCAAAGGAGCAACTTTAGGCATTAAAAAAGCCAGAAACACGATCCTGCTGCACGGTCTACAGCTGCTGCTGTGTATGCTCACGTACGTCAGACCCATGTTTGAACAGGGTCTCCTCTACATTCTGCCCAGTCAGCACCTGGCCGTACGCTTCGCCTGCTACGTCATCGTGCAGATCCTGCCACGTTTCCTCAGCCCCATCGTCTACGGACTACGAGACCAGATGTTCAGGAAGTATGTGAAGAGGTACCTGCTTTGTAGAGTGAGCATCAGAAACCACCCAGAGACCACATCTAACACGAGGCGGACTCTGAAGCTGCAGTGA